Proteins from a genomic interval of Zingiber officinale cultivar Zhangliang chromosome 1B, Zo_v1.1, whole genome shotgun sequence:
- the LOC121982661 gene encoding CBL-interacting protein kinase 18-like has product MERGNKGNVLMKKYEVGRLLGKGTFAKVYYARDIKTSQYVAIKVIDKEKVLKVGLIDQIKREISVMRLVRHSNVVELYEVMATKTKIYMVLEYAKGGELFSKVAKGRLKEDAARRYFQQLLTAVDFCHSRGVCHRDLKPENLLLDENGKLKISDFGLSALAESKKQDGLLHTTCGTPAYVAPEVIRRKGYDGAKADIWSCGVILFVLMAGRLPFHDSDLIEMYKKIGKSEYRCPNWFPSDMRRLLACILDPNPATRISVEKIMENPWFRKGLDGVTRNGKATQEVNQSDGNAVLNCPNIKMTDDQELGKLMNLNAFDIISLSAGFDLSGLFEKTPDKREARFISAQPASNIISKLEEVAEYLKLKIQKKGHGLLQMEGAKSRKGGLAIDAEIFEVTPSFHLVEIKQINGDTLEYLNIWKQDIRPALKDIIWSWQGE; this is encoded by the coding sequence ATGGAAAGAGGAAATAAAGGGAATGTGTTAATGAAGAAATATGAAGTCGGGAGATTACTAGGGAAAGGAACATTTGCCAAAGTCTACTATGCTAGGGATATTAAGACTTCTCAATATGTTGCCATTAAGGTAATTGACAAGGAGAAGGTTTTGAAAGTTGGGCTTATTGATCAAATTAAGCGGGAGATATCAGTGATGAGATTGGTGCGACATTCAAATGTCGTGGAGCTTTATGAGGTCATGGCCACCAAAACTAAGATATACATGGTCCTTGAATATGCCAAAGGTGGTGAGTTGTTTAGCAAAGTTGCCAAAGGCAGGCTCAAAGAAGATGCTGCTCGAAGATATTTTCAGCAACTACTTACCGCTGTAGATTTCTGTCATAGCAGAGGCGTCTGTCATCGAGATCTTAAACCAGAAAACCTGTTACTCGATGAGAATGGTAAGTTAAAAATTTCAGATTTTGGGTTGAGTGCACTTGCTGAGTCCAAGAAACAAGATGGCTTACTCCACACAACATGTGGTACTCCGGCATATGTTGCTCCAGAGGTGATACGTAGGAAAGGATATGATGGAGCCAAAGCAGATATTTGGTCTTGTGGGGTAATATTGTTTGTTCTTATGGCCGGTCGCCTCCCATTTCATGATTCAGACCTCATAGAGATGTATAAGAAAATTGGAAAATCAGAATATAGATGTCCTAATTGGTTCCCTTCAGATATGAGGAGGTTGCTGGCATGCATTCTTGATCCAAATCCTGCTACGAGGATTTCAGTTGAAAAGATAATGGAAAATCCTTGGTTCAGGAAAGGCCTTGATGGAGTAACTAGAAATGGCAAagcaacacaagaagtcaatcaatCTGATGGCAATGCAGTTTTAAATTGCCCTAATATCAAGATGACTGATGATCAGGAGTTGGGGAAGCTCATGAACTTGAATGCTTTCGACATCATATCTCTTTCTGCTGGATTTGACCTTTCAGGTCTGTTTGAGAAGACGCCCGACAAGAGAGAAGCAAGATTCATATCAGCACAGCCGGCATCTAACATTATCTCCAAATTGGAGGAGGTCGCGGAGTACTTGAAGTTGAAAATACAGAAGAAAGGTCATGGATTGTTGCAAATGGAAGGAGCCAAATCAAGGAAGGGGGGTTTGGCCATTGATGCAGAGATCTTTGAGGTCACTCCATCATTCCATTTGGTCGAGATAAAGCAGATAAATGGTGATACCTTGGAGTATCTGAATATATGGAAACAAGACATCAGACCAGCTCTGAAGGACATTATCTGGTCGTGGCAAGGAGAATAG